The genomic interval GTCGGCGAGCTGCTTGCGGGTGCGCGGGGTCCCGGTGAGCAGCCGCAGGCAGATCGCCCGCGCCCGCTCCACCGGGTCCCCCGGAGGTTCCTCCCGCTCTGCCCTCACCGATGCGGAGGCGCCTCCGTCCGCCGCGGCCGCCTCGCCGAAGGAGCGGCGCCGGCGTCCACGTGCACCGTGCGGCTCGCCGTCACGCGAGCCACCCGTCCGTGCCGTACGACCGCCGCGTCGCCGACCGCCGCCACCGCCCGCGTCCGGGCGGCCGGGGTCCGCGCCGTCGTCGTACGCCGTGTCACCGCCGACGGCCGGGTCCTCGCCGCCCACGGTGTCCCTCCCCCGTGGGACACCGGGAGCGTCGTACTCGTACTCGGCCCAGTCGGTTCGTCGGGTCACGGGTCAGCTCTTGGCCGCCGCGGCCTTGGACTTGGAGCCCTTGGCCGCCGGGACCGGTACCGCTGCGGGCTCGGCCGGAGCGGCGCCCGCGGCGTCCGCGCCCGCCTCGGCGGGGGTCTCCTCGGGCCGGACGCCCACGCCCAGCTTCTCCTTGATCTTCTTCTCGATCTCGTTGGCGAGGTCGGGGTTGTCCTTCAGGAAGTTGCGGGCGTTCTCCTTGCCCTGGCCGAGCTGGTCGCCCTCGTACGTGTACCAGGCGCCGGCCTTGCGGACGAAGCCGTGCTCCACGCCCATGTCGATCAGACCGCCCTCGCGGCTGATGCCCTGGCCGTAGAGGATGTCGAACTCGGCCTGCTTGAAAGGCGGCGCGACCTTGTTCTTGACGACCTTGCAGCGGGTGCGGTTGCCGACCGCCTCGGTGCCGTCCTTGAGGGTCTCGATGCGGCGGATGTCGATACGCACGGAGGCGTAGAACTTCAGCGCGCGGCCACCGGTCGTGGTCTCCGGGGAGCCGAACATCACTCCGATCTTCTCGCGGAGCTGGTTGATGAAGATCGCGGTGGTCTTGGACTGGTTGAGCGCGCTGGTGATCTTCCGCAGGGCCTGGCTCATCAGACGGGCCTGCAGACCCACGTGGCTGTCGCCCATCTCGCCCTCGATCTCCGCGCGGGGGACGAGCGCCGCGACGGAGTCGATGACGATGAGGTCGAGGGCTCCGGAGCGGACCAGCATGTCCACGATCTCCAGGGCCTGCTCGCCGTTGTCCGGCTGGGACAGGATGAGGTTGTCGATGTCGACGCCGAGCTTCTTCGCGTACTCGGGGTCGAGGGCGTGCTCCGCGTCCACGAACGCGACCTGGCCGCCGGCCTTCTGCGCGTTCGCCACCGCGTGCAGGGTCAGGGTCGTCTTGCCGGAGGACTCCGGTCCGTAGATCTCCACCACGCGGCCGCGCGGCAGACCGCCGACGCCGAGGGCCACGTCGAGCGCGGTCGATCCGGTCGGGATGACCTCGATGGGCTCCTTCGACCGCTCGCCCATGCGCATGACCGCGCCCTTGCCGAATTGCCGTTCAATCTGTGCGAGCGCGGCGTCGAGCGCCTTCTCGCGGTCGGTTCCTGCCATGGGTTCCACCCGGTTTGCTTGAGTCGATCGCTTCACGTCAAAGACGCTAACGCCTGCCACTGACAACGCGCCCCGACGCACGTCCGGCCTGTGGATAACTCGGGCCCATATCCACCCCGACTGGGACAGAACGCCCGGAGTTGAGCCTCACCGGCTCCCCCATAAGAATAGATGTTCGATTTTTGTGTCAAGCCGAACCACCGGCCCCCCGAGCCCCCGGACCCCCTCGTCGCCGGGGCCCCGCCCCGCGGCGCCGGAAGCCCCGGGCCCTCACACTCCGGCCGTCCCGCCGTCCCCCCTGCCGGTCGTCCCGGAGCCGGGCGCGCCCGCACCGGCCGTCCCGGCACCGCTCGGCCCGGCACCGGCCGGTTCCGGGCGCCGCTGTGCCCACAGGCCCCGGACGCGGCGGCCCAGGGCGCCCGGGCCGCCGGAGCCGCGGTGGCCGAGGACCCTCGGGTCGTCGGTGACGTCGTACCGCTTCACGTACGCGCCGAGGAACGCCTGGAGCGTGGCGACGGCGGGGATGGCGATCAGGGCGCCCACGGCGCCGAGCAGGGCGGTGCCCGCGATGACGGAGCCGAAGGCGACCGCCGGGTGGATGTCGACGGTCCGGGCGGTCAGCTTGGGCTGCAGCACGTAGTTCTCGAACTGCTGGTAGACCACCACGAACACCAGCACCCACACCGCGTACCAGGGCGCGACCGCGAAGGCGATCAGCATGGGCAGCGCGCCGGCCAGGTACGTGCCGATGGTGGGGATGAACTGCGACACCAGCCCCACCCACACCGCCAGCACGGGGGCGTAGGGCACGTCGAGGAACTCGAGCAGGACGTAGTGCGCGAGGCCCGAGACGAGGGCCATCAGACCGCGCGAGTAGAGGTAGCCGCCCGTCTTGTCCACGGCGATCTCCCAGGCGCGCAGCACCTCGGTCTGCCGGGCCGGCGGCAGGACGGAGCAGATGGTGCGGCGCAGCCGGGGCCCGTCGGCGGCGAAGTAGAACGAGAACAGGCCGATGGTCAGCAGCCGGAAGAGCCCGCCGAGCACCTGGGCGGACACGTCCAGCACGCCGGTGGCGCTGTTCTGCACGTAATTGCGCAGCCAGTCGGACCTCAGCAGGTTCTCCTGGATGTCGACGCGCCGCAGTTCGGTGTGGAAGTGGGCGTTGACCCAGTTGATCACCGAGTCGAGGTACTGCGGGAAGTCCTCGACGATCGTGATGATCTGCTCCGCGAGCATCGAGCCGAGCAGCGTGACGAACCCCGCCCCCACGACCAGGACGCCCAGGAGGACGAGGAAGGTGCCGAGACCCCGCCGCACACCGCGCGCGGCCATCCAGCTCACCGCGGGTTCCACGGCGAGCGCCAGGAAGAACGCGATCAGGACGTTGATGAGCAGCCCGGTGAGCTGGTGGAAGGCCCAACTGCCGAGCTGGAACACGGCGACCAGGGCGAGCGCGAGCACCATGGCGCGCGGCAGCCACCGCGGCATGCGGGCGTTCGGCCGGGGTGCGGGGTCCACCGGCGGGCCCGCGGGCGGGGGTGCGCCGGGCACGGTCGTGTTCTGGCCCGCGGGCCCGGTCTCGTCGGTGGCTGCCACGGCCCAAGTTTCACCCACGGCCGCGACAACTGTCCGCTCCTGTGGGATCCATGTGACGATCAGCGCAGTTCCCGGGGGACGCCCATCACGGAGCAGACCACCTGCCAGACGTCCTTGGCGTCCCAGCCGGCCGCCAGCGCCTCGTGGACGGTCCGTCCGCCGAGTTCGGACATGACATGGTCGCGCGCGAAGGTGTCGGCGTAGCCCGCGCCGAAGTACTCCGTCATGCGCTCCCAGAAAACCGTCAACCGCATGCCTCCCAGTATCCCGCCTGCGAGGGTGCCACCGGCCCACGGGCCCTGCGGGGCTCCGTGGCGCCCCTACGGTCGGTGCCATGGCCGACACCGCAGCCGTACCGCTCACCCCGACACCCTCTTCGCAGGGCGCGCTCGCGCGCGCGGAGCGCTTCGTGTGGCTCACCGCGCGCGTACTGGAGCAGCGCCTGTTCGCCCACCACTTCCGCGACGGCGCCGCAGGCCCCGTGGAGACGGCGCTGGAGGCGTACCGGAACGACGACGGCGGCTACGGTCACGCGCTGGAGCCCGCCCTGCGCGGACCGGCCAGCCTGCCCGCCCACATCGCACGCGCGCTGCACGTGCTCGACGCGGTGGGACGCTGCGACGCGCGCCGCGCGGAGGACGTGTGCCGTTATCTGACGTCCGTCTCGACGGCGGAAGGTGCGCTCCCGTGCGTCCGCCCGGCCGGGAGCGGCGACGATCCGGCCGACGCGCCCGGCTCGCTGTCGGCCACCGCACCGGTGGTGGGGCTGCTGCACCGCAACGAGGTGTGGCACCCGTGGCTGTTCCGCGCGACCCACTTCTGCCGGCAGGCCGTGGAGTCGCTGGAGACGGCACGCTCCGACGAGGTGGAGGCCGCCGTGCTCTTCCTCGACCACGCCCCGGACCGCGCCCGCGCGGAGGCCGCCGCCGAGCGACTGGGCCGCCTGGTGCGCCGGGAGCGGCTGGTGGAGCTCGGCCCGGACGGCCCCGGCGCGCAACGGGGCGCCCCCGGCCGCACCCCGGGCGACCGCCGCTTCCCGCACGACTACGCGCGGACGCCGGACTCACTGGCGCGCGCGTGGTTCACCGACGCGGAGATGGATCGTTCCCTGGACCGCCTCGCGGCCGGGCAGCAGGACGACGGAGGCTGGCCCGCCCGCCGGTCCCCGGGCGCCTCCGAACCCGCCCCGGGCGCCCTCGCGGAGTCCCGCCCCATCGCGACGATCGAGGCACTGCGCACCCTGGCCGCGTACGGCCGCCCCCTCGCCTGAGGCGCACGGCAGCCCGCGCGAGGACCGGACGAGGCCGCCTCGCCTCACCCGCCCAGGGCCCGCACCCCCGCCGTCACGAGCACGGCCGCCGCCACCACGAGCAGGAACGGCGCACGCAGCAGGAGCGCCACGGCGGCGGCCGCCAGACCGGCGGCCCGCGCGTCCAGCACCAGGGCGCGTCCGTCCGCGAAGGCCTGCTGGGCCGTGAGGGCGGCGAGCAGGGCGACGGGCAGCAGCGCGGCGAGCCGGCGCACGAGGGGCCGTTCGAGGGCCCCGGCGGGCACCAGCAGCCCGGCGAGCTTCATGGCGTAGCAGCCGACGACGGTCAGACCGATCGCGAGCCAGATGGTCACCGCTCCTCCTCCCTCATGTGGTCGCGCGACGCGTTCCTGCGGCCGTGCGCCCACAGGACGACCGGTGCCGCGAGCGCGGCCACCAGGACCGGGACGCCGGCGGGCAGGACGGGCAGCAGGCCGAGCCCCAGCAGCACGGCGAGCGCGGCGACGGCCCGCTCGGCGCCGGTCCGCAGCATGGGCGCGAGCAACGCCAGGAAAACGGCGGGTCCGGCCGCGTCCAGGCCCCACGCGTCGGTGTCCCCGATGGCGTCCGCGCCCAGCGCGCCGAGCAGTGTCGTGAGGTTCCACAGGATGTAGAGGCTGAGCCCGGTGACCAGGAAGCCGATGCGGGCGCTGCGCCGGGTGGGCTGGGCGAGCGAGACGGCGGCGGTCTCGTCGATCACCCACTGAGCGGCGAACGGCCGCATCGCGCGGGGCAGCGCCAGCAGCTGCGACAGCCGCAGCCCGTAGAAGGCGTTGCGCACGCCCAGGAAGAACGCGCCCGCGGCGGCCGTGACGGCTCCGCCGCCCGCTGCCAGCGCTCCCACCAGGGCGAACTGGGAGGCGCCGGTGAACACCAGCAGGCTGAGCGCACAGGTCTGGAGCAGACTGAGCCCGTTGCCCGCCGAGGTCACGCCGAAGGCGAACCCGGAGAGTCCGACGGCGACCCCGACACCGAGGGCGTCCCGCACGACGGCGCCGTCCGGCTTCCCTCCGCCCTCGGGGAGTGCGTTCCCCCCGCCCTCGGGGAGTGCGTTGCCTCCTGCCTCAGGAGATGCGTTCCCTCCGATGTCGGATCGTATGTCCGTGTGCTGTGCTGTCCGTTCCGCTGCCACGCCCCGGACGCTACGGAAAGGCCGCCGCGCGCGTCTTGTACGTTCTTGCGCTCGCGCTGGTAGGCGCCCGGCGGGACGCCGACGATGCGGCCGAAGTGCCGGTTGAGGTGCGGCTGGTCGGTGAAGCCCACGGTGACGGCCGCCTCGGACGGTGTCGTCCCGGCGTCCAGCAGCCGCCGGGCCCTCCGTACGCGCGCGTCGGTGAGCCAGGTGTGCGGGGGCATGCCGTAGGAGTCGCGGAAGGCGCGCAGCAGGGCGAACGGGCTGGTGCCGAGGTCGGCGGCGAGCTGCTCCAGGGTGGGCGGGGCGGCCATGCGCTCCTCGAGCACGGCACGCGCGCGTGCCGCGGTCCGGGCGCCGGCCGTGCGGACCTCACGCCGGGGCAGGGCGCCGCCGTTCAGCCGCAGCAGCCGGGTCACCACGACCCGCAGCAGGGTGTCGGCGGCGAGCGCGTTGCCCTCGTCGGTGGCCCGGAGCACGCGGTGGACGAGCCGGACCGTGTACGGGTCCTCGAGGACCGGCGTGACGAAACCCGGGGTGCCGCGCAGGGTGGTGGTCTCGGCGGCGATCGCGGCCACCACGTCCGGCGAGGGGTAGACGGCCCCGTACTGCCAGCCCTCGGGAACGCCCGCCCGGCCGGTGTGAGGCGTGTCGGGGTTGACCAGGGCGAGGGCGCCGACGCCCGCGTACTGGTCGGTGCCGCCGTGGTGGAAGACCTCGACGCCGTCGGCGATGGCGGCGATCACGAAGTGCTCGTGGGTGTGCCGGACGAACGACTTGCGGATGTAGCGGGCACGCAGCAGGTCGACACCGGGCAGTTCCTCGTACCGCCAGTGCCGCGCCCGTTCCCCGCGCGATTCCGCCATACCGTCATTGTCACGCGGCCCGTCCGGTGCCCCGGACCGGCCCGATTGTCAGTGGCCGGGTGCACGATGGACGCATGGTCAGCGATCCGCGCCGAGCCCTGGACGGTTTCTCCCCGGCGACCCGTGCCTGGTTCACGGGGGCCTTCTCCGCGCCCACCGCCGCCCAGGCCGGCGCCTGGCAGGCCATCGGTGCGGGCTCGGACGTGCTGGTGGTGGCCCCCACGGGATCCGGCAAGACGCTGGCCGCGTTCCTCGCCGCCCTGGACCAGCTCGCCTCGACGCCCCCTCCGGCCGACCCCAGGAAGCGCTGCCGGGTGCTGTACGTCTCCCCGCTCAAGGCGCTCGCCGTCGACGTCGAGCGCAATCTGCGCAGCCCCCTGACCGGCATCCGGCAGGAGGCCGTGCGTATGGGGATGCCCGAGCCGGAGGTGAAGGTCGGCATCCGCTCGGGCGACACCCCGCCCGCCGAGCGCCGTTCCCTCGCCACGCGGCCGCCGGACATCCTGATCACCACGCCCGAGTCGCTGTTCCTGATGCTGACGTCCGCCACGCGCGACGCGCTCGCGGGCGTGGAGACGGTGATCCTCGACGAGGTGCACGCGGTCGCGGGCACCAAGCGCGGCGCCCACCTGGCGCTGTCCCTGGAGCGGCTGGACGAGCTGCTGCCGCAGCCGGCCCGCCGCATCGGCCTGTCGGCGACGGTGCGCCCGGTGGACGAGGTGGCGCGCTTCCTGTCCCCGCGCCGCACGACGGAGATCGTGCAGCCGGAGTCGGGCAAGGAGTTCGACCTGTCCGTGGTGGTGCCGGTCGAGGACCTGGGCGAGCTGGGCGGCTCCCCGGTCCCGGAGAGTCCGGAGGGCGCGGAGCGGCCGTCGATCTGGCCGCATGTCGAGGAGCGGATCACCGACCTGGTGCAGTCGCACCGCTCGACCATCGTGTTCGCGAACTCCCGCCGGCTCGCCGAGCGTCTGTGCAACCGGCTCAACGAGATCGCGTACGAGCGGGCCACCGGCGAGCCGCCGCCCGAGCACCACTCCCCCGCCGAGCTGATGGGCGGTTCCGGAGCCGCCCAGGGCGCGCCGGCGGTCATCGCGCGGGCGCACCACGGCTCGGTGTCCAAGGAGCAGCGCGCCCAGGTGGAGGAGGACCTGAAGGCGGGCCGGCTGCCCGCGGTGGTCGCCACGTCCAGCCTGGAGCTGGGCATCGACATGGGCGCCGTCGACCTGGTGGTGCAGGTCGAGTCGCCGCCGTCGGTGGCGTCCGGACTCCAGCGCGTGGGCCGCGCGGGCCATCAGGTGGGCGCGGTGTCCACGGGCGTGGTGTTCCCGAAGTACCGGGGAGACCTGGTGCAGGCCGCCGTCGTCACGGAGCGGATGCGCACGGGGGCGATCGAGTCCCTGCGCGTCCCGTCGAACCCGCTGGACGTCCTGGCGCAGCAGCTCGTGGCGATGACGGCGATGGACACCTGGCAGTTCGACGACCTGCTGGCGGTGGTCCGCCGGGCGGCCCCGTTCGCCTCGCTGCCGGAGTCCGCGTTCACGTCCGTGCTGGACATGCTCGCCGGCCGCTACCCGTCGGACGCCTTCGCGGAGCTGCGCCCGCGCGTGGTGTGGGACCGGGTCACCGGCGAGATCACCGGACGCCCCGGCGCCCAGCGCCTGGCCGTCACCTCGGGCGGCACGATTCCCGACCGCGGCCTGTTCGGCGTGTTCCTGGCGGGCGCCGACCCCAAGAAGGGCGGGGGCCGGGTCGGCGAGCTGGACGAGGAGATGGTCTACGAATCGCGCGTGGGCGACGTCTTCACGCTCGGCACCAGTTCGTGGCGCATCGAGGACATCACACGCGACCGCGTCCTGGTCTCCCCCGCGCCGGGTGTGCCGGGCCGGCTGCCGTTCTGGAAGGGCGACCAGCTGGGCCGGCCGCTGGAGCTGGGCCGCGCGCTGGGCGCGTTCCTGCGCGAAGTGGGCTCGCTGTCCGACGAGGACGCCCGGCTGCGGCTGCTGGCGGCGGGGCTGGACGCCTGGGCCGCGGACAACGTGCTGTCGTACCTGGCGGAGCAGCGCGAGGCGTGCGGCCACATCCCGGACGACCGCACCATCGTGGTCGAGCGCTTCCGTGACGAACTGGGCGACTGGCGCGTCGTCGTGCACTCCCCGTTCGGCGCCCAGGTGCACGCCCCGTGGGCGCTCGCGCTCGGCGCCCGCCTCTCCGAGCGGTACGGCATGGACGCCCAGGTGATGCACGCCGACGACGGCATCGTGCTGCGCCTCCCGGACGCCGACCTGATGGGCCTGGACCTGCTCGACCAGGAGCCGTCGAAGACCGGCGCCGCGTACGACGCGGACCAGGCCCCCGTGGGCGCCGCCGACGTCGTCTTCGACAAGGGCGAGGTCGACCAGGTCGTCACCGACCAGGTCGGCGGCTCGGCCCTGTTCGCCTCCCGGTTCCGCGAGTGCGCCGCCCGCGCGCTGCTGCTGCCGCGCCGCAACCCGGGCCGGCGCACCCCGCTGTGGCAGCAGCGCCAGCGCGCCTCCCAGCTGCTCCAGGTGGCCGGCGAGTTCGGCTCGTTCCCGATCGTCCTCGAGGCGGTCCGGGAATGCCTCCAGGACGTGTTCGACGTCCCCGGTCTGGTCGAGCTGATGGGCGACCTGGAGTCCCGCAAGGTGCGGCTGGTCGAGGTCACCACCCCGGAGCCGTCCCCCTTCGCCCGCTCCCTGCTGTTCGGGTACGTCGCCCAGTTCCTCTACGAGGGCGACTCCCCGCTCGCCGAGCGCCGGGCCGCCGCCCTGTCGCTGGACTCCCGGCTGCTCGCGGAACTGCTCGGCCGGGCGGAGCTGCGCGAGCTGCTGGACGCCGAGGTGCTCACCGGGCTGGAGCGCGAGCTGCAGTGGCTCACCGAGGACCGGCGCGCGAAGGACGCGGAGAGCGTCGCCGACCTGCTGCGCCTGCTCGGCCCGCTGACCGACGCCGAGCTGGCCGAGCGGGGCGCCGAGCCGTCGTGGGCGCAGGAGCTGGCCTCCGCGAGACGCGCCATCCGGGTGCGCATCGCGGGCGAGGACCACTGGGCGGCCGTCGAGGACGCGGGCCGGTTGCGCGACGCGCTGGGCACGGCGCTGCCGGTCGGCGTGCCCGAGGCGTTCACCGAACCCGTCAAGGACCCCCTGGGCGACCTCCTCGCGCGGTACGCGCGCACCCACGGCCCCTTCACGTCGGCCACGGCGGCGGCCCGCTTCGGACTGGGCGTGGCCGTCACCGAGGGCGCGCTGCAGCGGCTCGCGGCGGCCGGCCGGGTCGTCCAGGGCGAGTTCCATCCGGCCGGGATCGGACAGGAGTGGTGCGACGCGGCCGTGCTGCGCCGGCTGCGCCGCCGCTCCCTGGCCGCGCTGCGGCACGAGCTGGAGCCGGTGCCGCCCGCCGCGCTGGCCCAGTTCCTCCCCCAGTGGCAGCACATCGGCAAGGGCCACTCCCTGCGCGGCATCGACGGACTCCTGCGGGCCGTCGAACAGGTGCAGGGCGCGTCCGTGCCCGCCTCCGCCCTGGAGAAGCTGGTCCTGCCGTCCCGGGTGGCGGACTACACCCCGGCCATGCTCGACGAGCTCACCGCGGCCGGAGAGGTGATCTGGGCCGGCGCCGGTTCGCTGCCGGGCAAGGACGGTTGGGTCTCCCTGTACCTGGCGGACGCGGCCCCGCTCCTGCTCCCTCCCCCGCACCCGCTGGAGACGACCGCGCTGCACGAGTCCGTCCTCGCCGCCCTGTCCGGCGGCTACGGCCTCTTCTTCCGGCAGATCGCCGACCAGGTCCGCGCCACCACGCACCCCGAGGCGAGCGACGTGCAGCTGGCCGACGCCCTGTGGGACCTCGCCTGGTCCGGACGGCTCACCAACGACACGCTGAATCCCCTGCGCGCCCTGCTCGGCTCCGGCCGCACCGCGGGGTCCACCGCCCACCGCGCCAAGCGCGCGGTGCCGCGCGGACGTTACGGCTCCCTCACGGCGGCCGCCCGCAGCGCCTCCCGCACGGGCCCGCCCACCGTCGCCGGCCGCTGGTCCCTGCTGCCCGGCCGGGAGGGCGACACCACGGTCCGCGCCCACGCGCTGGCGCGCACGCTGCTGGACCGGCACGGCGTGGTGACCCGTGGTGCCGTCGCCGCCGAGGGCGTCGAGGGCGGCTTCTCGGCGGTGTACCGCGTGCTGTCCGCCTTCGAGGAGACGGGGCAGGCCCGGCGCGGCTACGTCGTGGAGGGCCTCGGCGCCGCCCAGTTCGCGATGGACGGCGCCGTGGACCGCCTCCGCGCGGCGGCCGACGCCCGGGAGCGCGACGAGGGGCGGACGGCCCTGGACGCGCCCGCTCCGTTCGGCACGGGGGCCGGCCCCTACGGGATCCCGCCGGGCCGGGACGACACGCCGTACCTGCCCTCGCGGCCCGGTGAGTACGTCTCGCCGCGCGACCTCGCCGCACAGGGCTCCCCCCAGCCCTGGCGGAACGGCGGCGGCCCCTCGTACGACCCGTTCGCCGGCCGCCGTACGGGACCGGACCGCCCCTCCCGTGCCGTCGTGCTCGCCGCCGCCGACCCGGCCAACGCCTACGGGGCGGCGCTGGGCTGGCCGGAGCCGCCGGACGGCGCGAGCCACAAGCCGGGCCGCAAGGCGGGCTCCCTGGTGGTGCTGGTGGACGGCGAGCTGACGCTCTACATGGAGCGCGGCGGCAAGACCCTGCTGGCCTGGCCCGCTGGTCCCGGCGCCGGCCCGGCCGACGACCCGCGGCTGCCGGTCGCCGCCGAGGCGCTCGCGAACGCCGCCCGCGCGGGCTCGCTCGGCACGGTCACCGTGGAGCGCGTCAACGGCGCCCCCGCCCTGACTTCCCCGCTGGGCGCCCTGCTGGAGACCGCGGGCTTCGTGGCCACGCCCAGGGGGCTGCGCCTGCGCGCCTGACCGCGGCCTGCCCCGACGTGACACCCTTGGACGCATGCCTGAAGGAGACACGGTCTGGCAGGCCGCGCGACGGCTGCACGACGCCCTCGCGGGCAGAGTCCTGGTCCGCAGCGATCTGCGCGTGCCCCGGTTCGCCACGTCGGACCTCACCGGCCGCTCGGTGCTGGAGGTCACCGCCCGCGGCAAGCACCTGCTGACCCGGATCGAGGGCGGCCTGACCCTGCACTCGCATCTGCGGATGGACGGCTCCTGGCGGGTCTACGCACCCGGGCAGCGCTGGAACGGCGGCCCGGCGCACCAGATCCGCGCCGTCCTCGCCAACGCCGGACGCACGGCCGTCGGCTACCGGCTCCCGGTGCTGGAACTGATCCGCACCGAGGACGAGGAAGAACGCGCGGTCGGCCACCTCGGCCCCGATCTGCTGGGCCCCGACTGGGATCCCGACCTCGCGCTCGCCAACCTCGGGTTGGACCCCGACCGCGAGCTCGGCGAGGCCCTACTGGACCAGCGGAACCTCGCGGGCATCGGCAACGTGTTCAAGAGCGAGCTGTGCTTCCTGCTCCACGTCACCCCCTGGCTCCCCGTGGGGGAACTGCCCGCCGACCGGATGGCGAGCCTCCCGGAACTGGCCAGGAAGCTGCTGGAGTTCAACCGCGACCGCCCCGTCCGCAACACCACGGGCCGGCGCGGCCAGGACCTCTACGTGTACGGCCGCGCCCGCCGCCCCTGTCTGCGCTGCGGCACCCCGGTCCGCGTGGCCGAGCAGGGCGACGGCTCCCGTGAACGCCCCACGTACTGGTGCCCCACCTGTCAGCCGGGACCGGCCCCTGCCCCCGCACCCCCAGGCACCCGCCGGAGCCCTGCCCGCTGACCGAGGTCACCCCACAGGCGGCG from Streptomyces sp. DH-12 carries:
- a CDS encoding DNA-formamidopyrimidine glycosylase family protein, with product MPEGDTVWQAARRLHDALAGRVLVRSDLRVPRFATSDLTGRSVLEVTARGKHLLTRIEGGLTLHSHLRMDGSWRVYAPGQRWNGGPAHQIRAVLANAGRTAVGYRLPVLELIRTEDEEERAVGHLGPDLLGPDWDPDLALANLGLDPDRELGEALLDQRNLAGIGNVFKSELCFLLHVTPWLPVGELPADRMASLPELARKLLEFNRDRPVRNTTGRRGQDLYVYGRARRPCLRCGTPVRVAEQGDGSRERPTYWCPTCQPGPAPAPAPPGTRRSPAR